A region of Onychomys torridus chromosome 10, mOncTor1.1, whole genome shotgun sequence DNA encodes the following proteins:
- the LOC118591857 gene encoding uncharacterized protein LOC118591857, whose product MSVARGPAPRPRAPPCWGPRAGHVGVRVRCRPARAAAAKMASMRESDTGLWLHNKLGATDELWAPPSIASLLTAAVIDNIRLCFHRLSSAVKLKLLLGTLHLPRRTVDEVRARAGLSPSRAHILSPARTCAAPSLYPAGRARLRGGAAGPPPSARRLSASSRWAAVGDRGWWAQGRNSPQPGWPGAEYWTLPARSLLWVGALSNFASDC is encoded by the coding sequence ATGTCTGTGGCTCGAGGCCCCGCCCCGCGCCCACGGGCGCCGCCATGTTGGGGTCCTCGCGCCGGACACGTAGGCGTCCGCGTAAGATGCCGGCCGGCGCGCGCTGCTGCCGCCAAGATGGCGTCCATGCGGGAGAGCGACACGGGCCTGTGGCTGCACAACAAGCTGGGCGCCACGGACGAGTTGTGGGCGCCGCCCAGCATCGCGTCCCTGCTCACCGCGGCGGTCATCGATAACATCCGCCTCTGCTTCCACCGCCTCTCATCGGCTGTGAAACTCAAGCTGCTGCTCGGGACGCTGCATCTTCCGCGCCGCACGGTGGACGAGGTGAGGGCGCGGGCCGGCCTCTCTCCGTCCAGAGCGCACATCCTGTCTCCAGCCCGCACCTGCGCCGCACCTTCCCTTTATCCCGCTGGCCGCGCGCGTCTCCGGGGCGGCGCCGCTGGGCCTCCCCCCTCGGCCCGACGCCTCAGCGCCTCCAGCCGCTGGGCTGCGGTCGGGGATCGGGGGTGGTGGGCCCAAGGCCGGAACAGCCCTCAGCCAGGCTGGCCCGGCGCGGAGTACTGGACACTGCCTGCCCGAAGCCTCCTTTGGGTTGGGGCTCTTAGTAACTTTGCAAGTGACTGCTGA